In Halalkalibaculum roseum, a single window of DNA contains:
- a CDS encoding patatin-like phospholipase family protein, whose translation MKLFRFLSFLLVLLLTVPFAGSAQLSDGPDTQAPRKVGIALSAGGAKGFAHIGVLKVLDEENIPIHFVTGSSMGAVIGGLYAAGYTPEQIEEIAINTDWQALFNDNLKPSSRDLSTFISTRDTYMLSFPILEGLPQLPAGLVGGQNLSMLLHRLLLPFHDTDDFSELPIPFAAIATNLSTGESRRFESGYLPEVIRASAAIPSIFKPVSIDGELYIDGGVMRSIPAEDARDMGADIVLVSDVGEPVKPVEDLNNFVDILFQSVGFHLVKSDSAQMELADFYLRPDIEAFNSFSYEEVDALIKSGEEVAHEMMPRIKAMLNSVPTEGRNEKPDISLRDREIDISSIHFDDIDRRLLNQARVIFDINPPEKIAYSEIERKINRLYATGHFSLITYRIQNDGSPEGGKSLTISFSDSQPDRLGFSMRYDTRYKASLLFGLQMRNVFGLGDQLNSNLRLGEVLGVGSHYEAPISLAPAISANADLNLYRSPIDYYESGQQLATIEIDRAVLHPYLSVRLFNYLELETGLKAEYYELSEAIGSNVLLADRQFLFSAVGKLEFNNLDRAYFSSRGFNLKVIGEASDKRYLSEATFSQVIAGFDAALPLYDGLVLRMGAMAGQSNTSSLPFHYRFYQGGMTVNPLFNERHGPLWGYAVQQLSGSSLAALHGSLQFHLGRDIFLQTGWNAAHLSDSGIWKPSDFDWNEGYGLSLGALTLIGPINFSLSTPDFKNNYAFKVEVGYSF comes from the coding sequence ATGAAGCTATTCCGATTTTTGAGTTTTCTTTTAGTACTACTGCTAACAGTACCATTTGCAGGATCAGCCCAGCTAAGTGATGGGCCGGATACGCAAGCCCCCCGTAAAGTAGGCATAGCCTTGAGTGCAGGCGGAGCCAAGGGCTTTGCGCATATTGGTGTTCTCAAGGTTCTGGATGAAGAAAACATACCCATTCACTTTGTCACCGGAAGCAGTATGGGAGCCGTGATCGGTGGGTTATATGCAGCCGGTTACACCCCTGAGCAGATAGAAGAGATCGCCATAAACACCGACTGGCAGGCACTCTTCAATGATAATCTGAAGCCAAGTTCCCGTGACCTGAGCACTTTTATTTCCACGCGTGATACTTACATGCTTTCCTTCCCTATTCTTGAGGGTCTACCGCAATTGCCGGCCGGTCTGGTGGGCGGACAAAACCTTTCCATGCTGCTGCACAGGCTTTTGCTTCCCTTTCACGATACTGATGATTTTTCAGAACTACCCATACCTTTTGCTGCGATAGCTACCAATTTATCAACCGGTGAATCCCGAAGGTTTGAAAGCGGCTATCTTCCGGAAGTGATCAGGGCAAGCGCGGCAATACCCAGCATTTTTAAACCGGTTTCAATAGACGGAGAGCTTTATATCGACGGCGGAGTGATGCGCAGTATACCTGCGGAGGATGCCCGGGATATGGGTGCCGATATTGTACTGGTATCGGATGTGGGAGAACCGGTAAAACCGGTGGAGGATTTGAACAACTTTGTGGATATACTTTTTCAGTCGGTAGGTTTTCACTTGGTCAAATCGGATTCTGCGCAGATGGAACTGGCAGACTTTTATCTCCGGCCCGACATCGAAGCTTTTAACAGCTTCAGTTATGAAGAGGTAGATGCCCTTATAAAAAGCGGGGAAGAGGTTGCTCATGAGATGATGCCACGCATTAAAGCCATGCTGAATTCCGTTCCGACGGAAGGGCGGAATGAGAAACCTGATATTAGCCTCAGAGATAGGGAAATTGATATTAGCAGTATTCATTTCGATGATATTGATCGAAGACTTCTTAATCAGGCCAGAGTAATCTTTGATATAAATCCGCCTGAAAAGATTGCCTACTCAGAAATTGAACGAAAGATAAACCGTCTCTATGCCACCGGTCATTTTAGCCTGATTACCTACAGGATTCAGAACGACGGTTCTCCGGAAGGGGGGAAGAGTCTCACTATAAGTTTTTCAGATAGCCAACCTGACAGGCTTGGTTTTAGCATGCGCTATGATACCCGTTACAAGGCGTCACTGCTTTTTGGTCTTCAAATGAGAAATGTATTCGGGCTTGGAGATCAATTGAACTCGAATCTTAGGCTTGGGGAAGTTCTGGGTGTTGGAAGTCACTACGAGGCACCGATTTCACTTGCCCCTGCTATCTCTGCGAATGCAGATCTAAATCTTTATCGCTCACCGATCGACTATTATGAATCAGGGCAGCAGTTGGCAACAATTGAGATAGATCGGGCAGTTTTGCATCCATATCTGTCTGTGCGACTCTTCAACTACCTGGAGTTGGAAACAGGTCTAAAAGCTGAATATTATGAGCTTAGTGAAGCTATTGGCAGCAATGTATTATTAGCTGACCGGCAATTTCTCTTTAGCGCTGTGGGGAAGCTGGAATTCAATAATCTTGACCGGGCCTATTTTTCAAGCCGGGGTTTCAATCTGAAAGTAATCGGTGAGGCCAGTGATAAAAGATACTTAAGCGAAGCCACTTTTTCGCAAGTGATAGCAGGCTTTGATGCTGCTCTGCCACTTTATGACGGACTTGTGTTGCGTATGGGAGCTATGGCAGGGCAGTCAAACACTTCAAGCTTGCCATTTCACTATCGATTCTACCAGGGAGGAATGACTGTCAATCCTCTTTTTAATGAGCGGCACGGTCCTCTATGGGGTTATGCTGTGCAGCAGCTTAGCGGTTCCAGTTTAGCGGCCCTACACGGTTCCCTGCAGTTTCATCTTGGCAGGGATATCTTTTTACAGACCGGCTGGAATGCGGCCCATCTTTCCGATTCCGGTATTTGGAAACCCTCTGATTTTGACTGGAATGAAGGGTATGGATTGTCATTGGGAGCCCTGACACTTATCGGTCCGATAAACTTTTCCCTGTCAACACCCGACTTCAAGAACAACTATGCCTTCAAAGTTGAGGTAGGCTATTCATTCTAA
- a CDS encoding DUF3224 domain-containing protein, with product MKAKTIFKITGWEEEKIIDLDEGGKLTRAHVGKIYEGELKGEGTVEYLMAYRSDGSADFVGYEKVEGRLKDMKSSFIFEHRGSFKKGVASDTWTVVEGSGSGQLSGITGSVHFEEGHKEEYEVIFNYEL from the coding sequence ATGAAAGCAAAAACAATATTTAAAATTACGGGATGGGAAGAGGAAAAAATAATTGATCTCGATGAAGGCGGGAAGCTGACCCGAGCTCATGTGGGAAAGATTTACGAGGGTGAATTAAAAGGAGAGGGAACGGTGGAATATCTCATGGCCTATCGTTCTGATGGTTCGGCTGATTTTGTGGGGTATGAAAAGGTTGAAGGTCGTTTAAAAGACATGAAAAGCAGTTTTATTTTCGAACACCGCGGTTCTTTTAAAAAAGGAGTGGCCTCTGATACATGGACGGTTGTTGAAGGATCAGGGAGCGGACAGTTATCCGGTATTACAGGATCCGTACATTTTGAAGAGGGACATAAAGAGGAGTACGAAGTTATTTTCAATTATGAGCTTTGA
- a CDS encoding DUF4382 domain-containing protein, translating into MPLSSATPENHFKFFSFFSATLFLTLTLISGCGVNSSDNAEGTLNIRLTDDPATYQAVYIDIQQVELNRGTEEQPQWQTIRSQPIRLDLLKLNNGADTLLASFQIETGTYNQLRLKLGTNNEVIVAGESNSLSVPSSGESGFKVNINATVSEDAPVTKIIDFDVARSIAVTGNGQYLLNPVLSVFDPETSGSVSGQMVPQGVPALVSAVIGDQIISTTYIENDGTFLLNGLDENFYNIRIEPNSTQYADTTIFETEVTNAQTTDLGIIQFPEE; encoded by the coding sequence ATGCCTCTTTCATCAGCTACTCCAGAAAACCATTTTAAGTTTTTTTCTTTTTTCAGTGCAACCCTATTTCTGACATTAACCCTGATTTCAGGCTGCGGGGTCAATAGTTCTGATAATGCCGAAGGCACTCTGAATATTCGATTGACGGATGATCCTGCTACCTACCAGGCTGTGTATATTGACATACAGCAGGTAGAGTTGAACCGGGGTACCGAAGAACAGCCGCAGTGGCAAACCATCCGCTCCCAACCGATTCGGCTGGACCTGCTAAAACTCAATAACGGTGCCGATACCCTTCTGGCTTCATTTCAAATCGAGACAGGAACTTATAATCAACTGCGATTAAAATTGGGGACCAATAACGAAGTAATTGTAGCCGGAGAGAGCAATAGTCTGAGTGTCCCCAGCAGCGGAGAGTCAGGTTTCAAGGTCAATATAAATGCCACTGTAAGTGAAGATGCTCCGGTAACAAAAATCATTGATTTTGATGTTGCCCGTTCCATAGCCGTAACCGGAAACGGCCAATATTTGCTAAACCCGGTACTCAGCGTTTTTGATCCTGAAACCAGTGGCAGTGTATCCGGCCAAATGGTACCCCAAGGTGTTCCTGCGTTGGTTTCAGCGGTTATCGGTGACCAGATCATTTCCACAACTTACATAGAAAATGACGGCACCTTTTTATTGAATGGACTTGACGAGAATTTTTATAACATCCGCATTGAACCCAATAGCACGCAGTACGCAGATACCACAATTTTCGAGACCGAGGTTACCAATGCACAAACTACCGATCTGGGGATTATCCAATTTCCGGAAGAATAG
- a CDS encoding DUF4382 domain-containing protein, with protein MKILRSISLFLSAVLFTFAAVSCSDSGLTEPDTNKNINAPSSLKVILTDAPGDYESVFIDIREVKVRRVDSSETDSTESDSTESYEEWVTVSQDPVRVDLLTLQNGNTMILGETELEPGSYDQMRLVLGDDNEVVVDGQGYYLKTPSAQQSGLKLKLDAEIEEGTSYSLLVDFDAGRSIVKTGKGKNPNFKYLLKPVLRAVNLEATGSISGVVVPSDFTTSVYTVINEDTIATNTGEEGEFQILGLAEGFYDLNFEPDSSGFRDTTITGIEVFSGEDTAIDTVRLSEN; from the coding sequence ATGAAGATATTACGTTCCATTTCCCTTTTTCTATCGGCCGTTCTGTTTACCTTCGCTGCGGTATCATGCAGCGATAGCGGCCTTACAGAGCCCGACACGAATAAGAATATTAATGCTCCTTCATCATTGAAGGTAATCCTGACAGATGCCCCCGGCGACTACGAATCTGTTTTTATCGACATCCGGGAAGTCAAAGTGCGCAGAGTTGATAGCTCGGAGACTGACAGCACCGAGTCAGATTCAACCGAAAGTTACGAAGAGTGGGTAACCGTTTCCCAGGATCCCGTACGTGTTGATCTGTTAACGCTGCAAAATGGAAATACCATGATACTGGGTGAAACCGAATTGGAGCCCGGCAGCTACGATCAGATGCGTCTCGTACTTGGAGACGACAATGAAGTCGTGGTAGACGGACAGGGCTACTACCTGAAAACGCCAAGTGCTCAGCAGTCAGGACTAAAACTCAAGCTTGATGCTGAAATTGAAGAAGGAACCAGCTATTCTCTGCTCGTGGATTTTGATGCGGGTCGATCTATAGTCAAAACCGGAAAAGGCAAGAATCCGAACTTTAAATATCTGCTTAAACCGGTCTTACGTGCTGTGAACCTGGAGGCAACCGGCTCCATATCAGGGGTTGTAGTACCCAGTGACTTCACTACTTCTGTATATACTGTTATCAATGAAGATACCATTGCAACCAATACAGGCGAAGAAGGTGAGTTCCAGATTCTGGGACTGGCAGAAGGTTTCTACGACTTGAATTTTGAACCTGACAGCTCCGGTTTCCGGGATACAACTATTACCGGTATCGAAGTATTCTCCGGTGAGGACACCGCTATCGATACGGTCAGACTCAGTGAAAACTAG
- a CDS encoding YkoF family thiamine/hydroxymethylpyrimidine-binding protein, whose protein sequence is MITTAQFTYIPLNSNEPRESVDFLLELVAQHEVEVDVNYLSTSIRGETDVVFDLIREVYDTMTLEGDDFRFHVELLNPVPAEKDPLDIENK, encoded by the coding sequence ATGATAACAACGGCACAATTTACCTACATACCTCTTAATTCTAACGAACCTCGAGAAAGCGTTGATTTTTTGCTTGAGCTGGTAGCGCAACATGAGGTAGAAGTTGACGTTAACTATCTGTCTACGAGCATCAGGGGAGAAACGGATGTGGTCTTTGATCTTATCCGTGAAGTATACGATACCATGACCCTTGAAGGTGACGATTTCCGGTTCCATGTTGAGTTGCTGAACCCGGTCCCTGCAGAGAAGGATCCTCTGGATATCGAAAATAAATAA
- the lepA gene encoding translation elongation factor 4, with product MPEIRNFCIIAHIDHGKSTLADRLLERTGAITEREMQEQILDDMDLERERGITIKSHAIKMDYERPNGEKVIFNLIDTPGHVDFAYEVSRALKACEGALLVVDAAQGVEAQTISTLYQAIDQDLEIVPVINKIDLPGADIEGVSQQIVDLIGCDHKDILQVSGKTGDGVDLLLEAVYELIPGPGREKDKPLKALIFDSIFNTYRGSIVYVRVMEGTLHKGEGIRFMATDKEYDAEEIGYLKLEKMKTDKLEAGEVGYVIGSVKSLQDARVGDTLTTTKNPAKEPIPGYQEVKPMVFSGIYPTDSDDFEDLRSALEKLQLNDASLSYQPETSKALGFGFRAGFLGLLHMEIVQERLDREFDIDIITTVPNVEYEVHKMEKSEVVKKIVDNPSEMPDPGKVEQVYEPYIKASIITPSEYIGPIMNLCQERRGNYINQLHMQSNRVEITYELPMAEVVFDFYDRLKSSTRGYASLDYEFLEYRKGDLVRLDILLNGDPVDALSSITHRDKAYDLGRKLCGKLKELIPQQQFEVAIQAAIGSRVIARDTIRAMRKDVTAKCYGGDISRKRKLLEKQKEGKKRMKNVGSVEVPQEAFLAVLSMDDD from the coding sequence ATGCCTGAAATTCGAAACTTTTGTATCATCGCTCATATTGATCACGGCAAGTCTACACTTGCCGACCGCCTTTTGGAGCGTACCGGTGCCATAACCGAGCGTGAAATGCAGGAACAGATCCTGGATGACATGGATCTGGAGCGGGAGAGAGGTATCACTATCAAGAGCCACGCCATAAAGATGGACTACGAGCGTCCGAACGGCGAGAAGGTGATATTCAATCTCATTGATACACCCGGACATGTGGATTTTGCCTATGAAGTTTCCCGTGCCCTTAAGGCCTGTGAAGGTGCTTTGTTGGTAGTTGACGCCGCACAGGGGGTAGAAGCCCAAACCATCTCTACGCTTTACCAGGCTATTGACCAGGATTTGGAGATTGTACCGGTCATCAACAAAATTGATCTGCCCGGTGCGGATATTGAAGGTGTGAGCCAGCAGATTGTGGACCTTATAGGATGCGATCACAAAGATATCTTGCAGGTTTCCGGTAAAACGGGTGATGGAGTCGATCTTCTTCTGGAGGCTGTCTACGAACTGATTCCCGGGCCCGGACGTGAGAAAGACAAGCCTTTAAAAGCACTCATTTTTGACTCTATCTTTAACACCTACCGCGGTTCTATCGTATATGTTCGCGTGATGGAGGGTACCCTTCATAAGGGCGAAGGTATTCGATTCATGGCTACCGATAAAGAATACGATGCCGAAGAGATCGGGTATCTAAAGCTTGAGAAAATGAAGACCGACAAGCTCGAAGCCGGGGAAGTCGGCTACGTAATAGGCAGCGTGAAGTCGCTGCAGGATGCACGTGTCGGTGATACTCTGACTACGACCAAAAATCCGGCAAAAGAGCCTATTCCGGGATACCAGGAAGTGAAACCGATGGTATTCAGCGGTATTTATCCAACCGATTCTGATGATTTTGAAGACCTTCGTTCTGCTCTAGAGAAGCTCCAGCTGAATGACGCATCCTTGTCCTATCAACCGGAAACCTCTAAGGCACTCGGCTTTGGATTCAGGGCCGGTTTCCTTGGACTGCTGCATATGGAAATCGTTCAGGAGCGACTGGATAGGGAATTCGATATAGATATAATCACCACCGTACCTAACGTAGAGTACGAAGTTCATAAAATGGAGAAGAGCGAAGTGGTGAAGAAGATCGTTGATAATCCGAGTGAAATGCCCGATCCCGGTAAAGTGGAGCAGGTGTATGAACCTTATATCAAGGCGAGTATTATTACTCCGTCTGAGTATATCGGACCGATCATGAATCTCTGCCAGGAACGGCGCGGCAATTACATCAACCAGCTGCACATGCAGAGCAACAGGGTAGAGATAACCTATGAATTGCCCATGGCTGAAGTGGTTTTTGATTTTTATGACCGCCTCAAAAGCAGCACGAGAGGCTACGCATCACTTGATTATGAATTTTTGGAATACCGAAAAGGCGATCTCGTGCGTTTGGATATCTTGCTGAACGGCGATCCGGTTGATGCCCTTTCAAGCATCACGCACAGGGACAAAGCGTATGACCTGGGCCGCAAATTATGTGGGAAACTGAAAGAGCTCATACCCCAGCAACAATTTGAGGTTGCCATACAAGCCGCGATAGGTTCCCGCGTTATAGCAAGAGATACAATACGAGCCATGCGCAAGGATGTGACAGCCAAATGTTATGGCGGCGATATTTCCAGGAAACGAAAACTTCTGGAAAAACAGAAAGAAGGTAAGAAGCGAATGAAAAATGTAGGATCTGTTGAAGTTCCTCAGGAAGCATTTCTTGCCGTTTTGTCTATGGATGATGACTAA
- the lepB gene encoding signal peptidase I: MAKKENKDELEERKSRRKQRQKDQHEKAKSWLREWMDALLFAAIAALIIRTFFFEAYRIPTPSMEETLLTGDFLVVSKISYGPRTPMVLAVPFTNIYLPGVKLPWTRIPGYEDIERNDIVVFNYPIDIAPIAAKTNYIKRSVGIPGDTLSIRDKELFVNNESAEDFPGIQKNYIVTVQERVRLSPAKVRAAGAQLIRAEGPNSYRVNMTQAEANAIGNWVEVTNVEPFVLPESYNEFSRVDFSFSSGFMNHDHLPPTVVPFEGQEVTLTPENWHVYENIVTRYEGNNVERNGDTFIINGEERNTYTFQQDYYFMMGDNRDDSEDSRFWGFVPHDHVVGKAGLIYFSWDSERWLPRFERLLNFIHD, encoded by the coding sequence TTGGCAAAGAAGGAGAATAAGGACGAGCTGGAAGAGCGCAAGTCCCGGAGAAAGCAACGACAAAAAGATCAGCACGAAAAAGCCAAAAGCTGGCTTAGGGAGTGGATGGATGCATTGCTATTTGCTGCCATTGCCGCCCTCATCATTCGCACCTTTTTCTTTGAAGCATACCGAATACCTACCCCATCCATGGAAGAAACCTTGTTGACGGGTGACTTTCTGGTAGTATCAAAAATTAGTTACGGTCCTCGAACACCCATGGTTCTGGCTGTACCTTTTACCAATATATACCTGCCGGGAGTGAAGCTGCCGTGGACCCGTATTCCGGGCTATGAGGATATCGAAAGGAACGACATAGTAGTGTTTAACTATCCTATAGATATTGCACCTATCGCTGCCAAAACAAACTATATCAAACGATCTGTGGGTATTCCGGGCGATACGCTTTCTATTCGGGATAAAGAGCTGTTTGTTAACAATGAAAGCGCAGAGGATTTTCCGGGTATTCAGAAAAATTATATTGTTACGGTACAGGAGCGAGTCAGGCTCAGCCCGGCTAAAGTACGCGCTGCGGGGGCTCAATTGATACGAGCCGAAGGTCCCAACAGCTATAGGGTAAATATGACACAGGCAGAAGCCAATGCCATCGGTAACTGGGTTGAGGTTACCAATGTTGAACCCTTCGTCTTGCCTGAGAGTTACAACGAATTTTCTCGGGTCGATTTCAGTTTTTCATCCGGTTTTATGAATCATGATCATCTGCCTCCTACAGTCGTACCGTTTGAAGGTCAGGAAGTGACATTGACACCTGAAAACTGGCATGTTTATGAAAATATTGTCACTCGCTATGAAGGCAATAATGTGGAGCGTAACGGAGATACCTTCATTATCAATGGTGAGGAGAGAAACACATATACCTTTCAGCAGGATTACTATTTCATGATGGGCGACAATAGGGACGACAGTGAAGACAGTCGTTTCTGGGGCTTTGTACCCCATGATCATGTGGTAGGTAAGGCAGGCCTCATTTACTTCTCCTGGGATTCAGAACGATGGCTCCCCAGATTTGAAAGGCTGCTCAACTTTATACACGACTAG
- the rlmN gene encoding 23S rRNA (adenine(2503)-C(2))-methyltransferase RlmN, whose product MEEQVQTKEKVDLKSLTKEELQEFCEEQGLQSYRSDQVFQWLYQKGVSSFDEMTNLSKDLRSQLSEIAEVNRIEPVTSQESSDGTIKFLFRLPGDEDYKVEAVMIPDFYPDGAANRLTVCVSSQVGCVFGCSFCATGKMGFFRSLTHGEIVDQVQYINEVCEEKFDKKITNIVYMGMGEPLHNYEAVVNSGSIICDDLGIGLSPKRITVSTVGLTKQIKRLADERQPYNLAISLHAANDEKRDEIMPINSSMNLAELKEAVQYFYAKLHRPITYEYLLFDEFNDSPKDARELAQIAQWAPSKVNIIMYNDVAGVALKRAREQRLDAFMKELVRNDVTATVRRSRGDDIDAGCGQLAIKEGQARGKSIAKN is encoded by the coding sequence ATGGAAGAACAAGTACAAACCAAAGAAAAAGTAGATTTAAAATCCCTTACCAAGGAAGAACTGCAGGAGTTCTGTGAGGAACAGGGGCTCCAATCCTATCGCTCTGACCAAGTCTTTCAGTGGCTTTACCAAAAAGGTGTGAGCAGCTTTGATGAGATGACCAACCTATCCAAAGACCTGCGTTCACAGCTGAGTGAGATAGCAGAGGTTAACCGTATCGAGCCTGTTACCAGTCAGGAATCATCTGACGGTACTATAAAATTTTTGTTCCGGCTTCCCGGCGATGAAGACTACAAGGTAGAGGCTGTTATGATACCTGACTTTTATCCGGATGGAGCAGCAAACAGGCTGACCGTCTGCGTATCCTCACAGGTTGGCTGTGTTTTCGGTTGCTCATTCTGTGCTACCGGTAAGATGGGATTTTTCCGAAGCCTGACTCATGGTGAAATAGTCGACCAGGTTCAATACATCAACGAAGTATGTGAAGAGAAGTTTGATAAAAAGATTACGAATATCGTGTATATGGGGATGGGAGAACCTCTGCATAATTACGAAGCAGTTGTTAATTCCGGCTCTATTATTTGTGATGATTTGGGCATAGGTCTTTCACCCAAACGAATTACCGTTTCCACGGTAGGTCTTACCAAGCAGATAAAGAGATTGGCCGATGAACGGCAGCCTTACAACCTTGCCATTTCACTCCATGCGGCCAACGATGAGAAGCGGGATGAGATTATGCCTATCAACAGCTCCATGAACCTGGCGGAGCTGAAGGAGGCCGTTCAATATTTCTATGCCAAACTTCATAGGCCGATCACCTACGAATACCTTTTATTCGATGAATTTAATGATTCCCCCAAAGATGCCCGGGAGCTGGCGCAAATAGCCCAGTGGGCACCCAGCAAGGTGAACATCATCATGTATAACGACGTAGCCGGCGTAGCCCTTAAGAGAGCCCGTGAGCAACGTCTTGACGCCTTCATGAAAGAGTTGGTACGTAATGACGTCACGGCTACCGTAAGAAGAAGTCGCGGTGATGATATCGACGCCGGGTGTGGTCAGCTGGCAATCAAGGAAGGGCAGGCTCGTGGCAAATCGATAGCCAAAAATTAA
- a CDS encoding peroxiredoxin-like family protein, which translates to MGRIFTALLFFISTLSLQACTLSGSPDSSDPGLQPADFAQSAEEVTPALTGTTVPNITLNTVEGDSVELLQLVKDKPAVLIFYRGGWCPFCNRHMAQLQEAHAQLTNLGYNVLAISPDKPEYLQASKQEKELSYTLLSDSDMEGSMAFGLAFKVDSTTVARYKKNGIDLEKRSGYDHHLLPVPAVYLVNPDGLITFQYVNPDYKTRIKSEVLLAAAKVYYPDNN; encoded by the coding sequence ATGGGTAGAATATTTACCGCTCTCCTTTTCTTTATTTCCACTTTGTCACTGCAGGCTTGTACGTTATCGGGTTCACCCGACTCATCGGACCCCGGTCTTCAGCCCGCTGATTTTGCCCAATCTGCCGAAGAGGTAACTCCGGCTTTAACAGGAACTACCGTTCCGAATATCACCCTGAACACGGTTGAGGGAGATAGCGTTGAGCTTTTACAGCTTGTCAAAGACAAACCGGCAGTTCTAATTTTTTATCGCGGAGGCTGGTGTCCATTCTGCAACCGGCACATGGCACAACTTCAGGAAGCCCATGCTCAATTGACAAATCTCGGTTACAATGTTTTGGCTATAAGCCCTGACAAACCGGAATACTTGCAAGCCAGCAAGCAGGAGAAAGAACTCTCTTATACGCTCCTCTCCGATAGCGATATGGAAGGAAGTATGGCATTTGGTCTGGCTTTTAAAGTAGATTCGACTACCGTTGCACGCTATAAGAAGAATGGCATTGACCTTGAAAAACGGTCGGGCTATGACCACCATTTGTTACCTGTGCCTGCCGTTTACCTTGTCAATCCGGATGGATTGATCACTTTTCAATATGTGAATCCCGATTACAAAACGAGGATAAAATCGGAGGTGCTACTGGCAGCTGCCAAAGTTTATTATCCGGATAATAACTAA
- a CDS encoding OsmC family protein encodes MPQRKADAVWKGDLKGGKGTMKFGSGAFEGAFSFASRFEEGTGTNPEELIGAAHAGCFSMAFSNELAKAGFTPESVETTATVTLDAGAGAITKINLKTTASVPDIENDKFQEIAKGAKENCPVSKALGGVNISLDASLT; translated from the coding sequence ATGCCACAAAGAAAAGCTGATGCCGTTTGGAAAGGAGATTTAAAAGGCGGAAAAGGAACCATGAAATTTGGAAGCGGTGCTTTCGAGGGCGCTTTTTCTTTCGCTTCTAGATTCGAGGAAGGTACCGGTACCAATCCGGAAGAGTTAATCGGTGCTGCCCATGCGGGATGTTTCTCCATGGCATTTTCGAACGAGCTCGCAAAGGCAGGATTTACTCCCGAGTCAGTAGAAACGACCGCCACAGTAACTCTGGATGCCGGGGCGGGAGCTATTACGAAAATCAATCTTAAAACTACGGCGAGCGTACCGGATATTGAGAATGACAAATTCCAGGAAATCGCAAAGGGTGCCAAAGAAAACTGCCCGGTCTCAAAGGCACTTGGCGGCGTTAACATTTCGCTCGACGCCAGTCTAACCTAA
- a CDS encoding mechanosensitive ion channel family protein, whose amino-acid sequence MNINEAYNLITDKLETWIDELIRMLPNLVMAMLVLIAFYVIGKLIRNTIGKLLDKVTDNKNIINLLETIVGVMVLGIGIFIALSILDLDGAVTSLLAGAGIIGLALGFAFQDIASNFISGIILSIRHPFGIGDIIETNDIYGTVQKMNLRNTIIRTPQGQIVYIPNKSVFENVLQNFTSSGERRIDLSCGVSYGDDLQKAKEVAIEAIKTLDNYDANKGIEFYYDEFGGSSINFKIRFWVNFRKNPDYWSARSDAIIAITKHFDENDIMIPFPIRTLDFGIRGGEKLNTMLQNGKNVSNGQ is encoded by the coding sequence ATGAATATTAACGAAGCCTATAATTTAATTACCGACAAACTGGAAACATGGATTGACGAGCTCATCCGCATGTTGCCAAATTTGGTGATGGCAATGCTGGTCCTGATTGCATTTTATGTGATTGGCAAGCTTATCCGCAACACAATCGGGAAGCTGCTTGATAAAGTTACCGATAATAAAAACATCATAAACCTGCTGGAAACAATCGTAGGGGTGATGGTGCTGGGTATCGGTATTTTTATAGCGCTTAGTATTTTGGACCTCGACGGAGCAGTTACCTCACTGCTGGCAGGTGCCGGTATCATCGGTTTGGCATTAGGTTTTGCATTTCAGGATATTGCCTCCAATTTCATATCCGGTATTATTTTATCCATTCGACATCCGTTTGGGATAGGAGATATCATTGAAACCAATGATATCTATGGTACGGTTCAGAAGATGAATCTTAGAAACACTATTATTAGAACTCCTCAGGGACAGATCGTTTACATTCCCAATAAAAGTGTTTTTGAAAATGTGCTTCAAAACTTCACCAGTAGCGGCGAGCGACGTATCGACTTGTCATGCGGTGTTTCCTATGGGGATGATCTGCAAAAAGCCAAAGAAGTTGCAATTGAAGCAATCAAGACGCTTGATAATTATGACGCCAATAAAGGTATTGAATTCTACTATGACGAATTCGGCGGCAGTTCAATAAACTTTAAGATTCGGTTCTGGGTTAATTTTCGCAAAAACCCGGATTATTGGTCAGCACGAAGCGATGCAATCATTGCGATTACTAAGCATTTCGACGAAAATGACATCATGATTCCATTCCCTATTCGCACGCTGGATTTCGGAATACGGGGCGGTGAGAAACTGAATACGATGCTTCAAAACGGTAAAAACGTTTCGAATGGTCAATAG